The Planctomycetaceae bacterium genome has a segment encoding these proteins:
- a CDS encoding ABC transporter permease: protein MLTLLSTLRQASFLAVQALKWYRGRSAIIVMCLAIVLGLPVTMRFMLEDFRHEITARAEATPLLIGAAGSRIDLALHSMYFDGPAPARTTMQEVDSVQKSGFATAIPVYQRYRTQSRNGNHGAAIVGTTPEYFEFRDLTIARGQPLAFLGDCVVGSRAAIRLNLHPGDSVLSAPQNAFDLAADYPLKMNVAGVLAPTHSPDDDAVFVDVRTVWVIDGIGHGHQSLNQQSDEDLLLKKNRSSVTASAAVLPYTEITEDNIDSFHFHGEPSEFPVSSVIVEPHSERDRLLLMGRYQAADSSVQMIQPPAVVAELLNMVFRVEQFVRFSSLIAVFVTMILLGLVLFLSLRLRQPEMDTLFRLGGSRSMIAAIVSTELALMLILSAALAVSIAMLCRNQLAGLIRQMLF, encoded by the coding sequence GTGCTAACGCTTTTGTCGACGCTGAGACAGGCCTCGTTTCTGGCAGTTCAGGCACTGAAGTGGTACCGAGGTCGGTCGGCCATTATTGTGATGTGCCTGGCAATCGTGCTGGGGCTTCCGGTCACGATGCGTTTCATGCTGGAAGATTTTCGCCACGAGATTACCGCCAGAGCCGAAGCAACGCCCTTGTTAATCGGCGCGGCCGGCAGCCGGATCGATCTGGCACTGCATTCGATGTATTTCGACGGGCCCGCCCCGGCTCGAACGACGATGCAGGAAGTGGACTCCGTGCAGAAATCGGGTTTTGCCACAGCCATTCCAGTTTACCAGCGGTATCGAACACAAAGTCGCAATGGCAATCACGGAGCGGCCATTGTCGGAACAACTCCCGAATATTTTGAGTTCCGCGATCTGACAATCGCGCGGGGGCAGCCGCTGGCATTTCTGGGTGATTGCGTTGTTGGTTCTCGCGCGGCCATCCGCCTGAATCTTCACCCGGGCGATTCCGTCTTATCGGCCCCTCAAAATGCATTTGATCTGGCGGCCGATTACCCGTTGAAGATGAATGTTGCGGGCGTGCTTGCTCCCACGCATTCTCCCGATGACGACGCAGTCTTTGTTGATGTCCGTACAGTCTGGGTGATCGACGGAATTGGACATGGACATCAATCGCTCAACCAGCAGTCGGACGAAGATCTCCTGCTGAAGAAGAATCGCAGCAGCGTCACTGCCAGCGCTGCCGTGCTGCCCTATACGGAAATCACTGAGGACAACATCGATTCGTTTCACTTTCACGGTGAACCATCGGAATTCCCTGTAAGCAGTGTCATCGTAGAACCACATAGTGAACGTGATCGGCTGCTGTTGATGGGACGCTATCAGGCGGCCGATTCGTCCGTGCAGATGATTCAGCCTCCCGCCGTTGTGGCTGAATTGCTGAACATGGTGTTTCGAGTGGAGCAGTTCGTCCGTTTCAGTTCTCTGATCGCCGTCTTCGTGACCATGATCCTGCTGGGCCTGGTGTTGTTTCTGTCACTTCGGCTCAGACAGCCCGAAATGGATACGTTGTTCCGACTGGGTGGGAGTCGTTCAATGATCGCTGCCATTGTATCCACGGAACTTGCGCTGATGCTGATTCTGTCCGCAGCCCTGGCGGTATCCATTGCGATGCTTTGTCGCAATCAGCTGGCGGGGCTGATCCGCCAGATGCTGTTCTGA
- a CDS encoding threonine synthase: protein MITSLVCSQTGEIHDHKVLQGLSKAGKPLLARYDLEAIRSEFTPEVVRSRRIRSMWRFHEVMPVNHIDDAVTLGEGQTPLLPCTSRGPFGAFDDLLIKDEGFNPTQSFKARGMSAAITRAKALGVATVALPSAGNAAGAAAAYAARAGMKCVIFVPQDTPPANILESVCGGARVYLVNGLISDCGRICRAACDRFGWFDLSTLKEPFRIEGKKTMGYELAFDLADYRKSISLQLPDVILYPTGGGTGLIGMWKAFDEMQQLGWIGPERPRMVVVQAEGCAPIVKAFQDGQTSAAMFPNASTVASGLRVPAAVGDFIMLDILRRSNGTAITVSDAELMQGVYELAQHQGIHAAPEGGAIWMAAQKLLSNGWIQKDETVVLFNTGAAVKYNHLLSADNLPRLDQTASDVLDRISDV from the coding sequence ATGATCACATCTCTCGTTTGCTCACAGACTGGCGAAATTCACGATCACAAGGTTCTTCAAGGGCTTAGCAAAGCGGGGAAACCGCTGCTGGCAAGGTACGATCTGGAGGCGATTCGCAGCGAATTCACTCCGGAAGTCGTCAGAAGTCGACGAATTCGATCGATGTGGCGGTTTCACGAAGTCATGCCGGTCAATCATATTGACGACGCCGTAACGCTGGGCGAAGGGCAGACTCCACTGCTCCCATGTACATCTCGGGGACCGTTTGGTGCATTTGATGATTTGCTGATCAAGGACGAAGGTTTCAATCCCACCCAAAGCTTTAAGGCTCGTGGGATGTCCGCCGCAATCACCCGCGCGAAAGCACTCGGTGTCGCAACCGTTGCTCTGCCATCTGCTGGCAATGCCGCAGGCGCTGCTGCAGCCTACGCCGCAAGAGCCGGCATGAAATGCGTGATCTTTGTCCCGCAGGATACTCCTCCTGCCAACATTCTGGAATCTGTTTGCGGAGGAGCTCGGGTTTACCTCGTCAATGGCCTGATCAGTGATTGTGGACGCATCTGCCGGGCTGCATGTGATCGGTTCGGATGGTTCGACCTGTCGACGCTGAAAGAACCGTTTCGCATCGAAGGCAAGAAGACAATGGGCTACGAACTCGCATTCGATCTGGCCGACTATCGAAAATCCATCAGCCTTCAGTTGCCGGATGTCATCCTGTACCCGACAGGTGGTGGTACAGGACTGATTGGCATGTGGAAGGCATTCGACGAAATGCAGCAGCTGGGGTGGATCGGCCCGGAACGGCCCCGAATGGTGGTCGTTCAGGCCGAAGGCTGCGCTCCGATCGTAAAAGCGTTTCAGGATGGCCAGACCTCCGCCGCGATGTTTCCGAATGCATCCACGGTAGCGTCCGGGCTTCGAGTGCCCGCAGCCGTGGGCGATTTCATCATGCTGGACATCCTTCGCAGGAGCAACGGTACGGCCATCACGGTCAGTGACGCAGAACTGATGCAGGGGGTTTACGAACTGGCACAACATCAGGGAATTCATGCCGCACCCGAAGGTGGTGCGATCTGGATGGCCGCTCAAAAACTGCTCAGCAATGGCTGGATCCAAAAAGATGAGACAGTGGTGTTGTTCAACACGGGAGCGGCCGTCAAATACAACCATCTGCTTTCGGCCGACAATCTGCCACGGCTCGACCAAACCGCTTCGGATGTGCTCGACCGGATCTCAGACGTCTGA